The sequence tgtagacttttcggaacgtatgcCCAGGAGATACCGAGGATGATCACCTCAGTGTTGGCATAGAAAGACCAACATTACTCCTTACTTGGACACATTTACATGCATATCAATGTGTAGGTTTTAAAGAATTGGATtgtatgtataggagaaaacacgcctccgaggAGAAGTGGTTTCTCTAACATATACACTGTgagtgatgggtaattacaatgtagatgatcattcaatgaagctacataacaactGAAGCACTCATAAAATCAGTTTACTGGCAGTAactaagtagataatttaaccctaCCACCTTCGTCAGCCCAGTGGCCATGCGGTAGAGCATCTGCCTACGGATGTGAGACTTACAGTTCCACCCCTgctttgaaaaacatttgaatTGTGAGCTAAATCtagaatgatatttttcaattgattacctGGTAATTACCTGGTTTGAATTCCAGGTCATCCTTATTAAGTTTCTATGGTTGTCATGACATTAACCTTGTACAAACTTTGCTCTTTGCCTTTTGCAATTTCCTATAACTGCAGGCTTGGTGttggggtagctcagtggttaaagcttttgctttttatgctgaaggcctgggttcagttcccaacatgggtacatcgGGTAcagcccattctggtgtcccccacctttGGGATattcttaaatattgctaaaagtggcatactCACATACTCACATACTCACATACTCTCACAGCAAGCAAACATTCTGTGATTAAACTGGAATACTTACCAGTAAAGCATAAATACCTAATTTGTGCACACCTTCAATCTATTTTCAGGTATTTAAGACTCTTGGCTACAACAAGCTGACATTGCAGACTGGCAAAATAGACTTTGATATTGAAGACAGTGAAGTGGATGATTTTACTGTGGAACATTTTGAGTACAAAGACTCTATTGCCGATGACATTCAAGGAGCATCTCTTGTTATAAGTCATGCAGGTAAGGGTTTTATTTATGAAACAGTGCTTGGTCTTTCTTTAAACCTGGTGTAACTGAACATGTGTATGTAACCTACCAATTGGATTTGTGTAGAAGATGTGTTTATTTTACTAACTTGTTATTCCCAAGGTACAGATGTGTTTATTATACTGACGTATGGTATGTGTTTATTCCCCAGATACATACATGTGTTTATTATACTGGTGTATGGTATGTGTTTATTCCCCAGATACAGACGTGTTTATTATACTGATGTATGGTTGGTGTTTATTCCCCAGATACAGACGTGTTTATTATACTGACATTGGATATGTGTTTATTCTCCAGatacagagcatgtgtttatcatactgatgtgtgtgtttattctACGGAAACAGCGTGTCAGTGAGGTTTGTGTACAAGCTGCACTCACTTGTCCAGTTAGGGGATCCTTACACTTCTCACTTCACTCATGGCCTCAATTTATTTTCAGCAAAGCCTTCAAGTAATTTCTCCATGGTTGGTTTTCACTTTTATGTCCAAAGAAATCTAAACTGATAGATAAATGAGACTGTTCTCTGGGGCTTACATTTTATGTGTTATGGTCAGGTGCGGGGAGTGTGCTAGATGTCCTTGGTGCTGGGAAGCCTCTGCTGGTGGTCATCAATGAAGAGCTGCAGGGAAACCACCAGATTGAACTTGCACATCAGCTGGCCATAGATGGGCACCTGTACTACTGCACTTGCAGGTACCTTATCTGTATTAACTGGGTGGGTTGCATGTACGATCAGAAGTGTAACAATGCAGTATGGTTACAATGCATACTCTGATGATATGGCTATGATATAAGcagtatgtttgtttcatatgtTCTTGTTgtctccatccatccatccatccatccgtccatccgTTCGtatatccatccatccattcgtGCACATTCGTCTTTTTAAAgccgttcactatttcttcacctaaCTTGGCACATAAATAGGTCTAGTGGTGAACTGGTAGTTTTGGAATactgcaaaaatattttatgcatgaccatggcaacaagtttgactttgcctGAATTTGGTGGTCATGCTCCTTTCTGGAGCTTAActtaaaacctttcaatatgcCCATTCCAGTTTGCTATATACACGCTAAAACATTTAACATAAtcataactagtagacatattcataaagAATATTTTGCCTTTGTGGGGGATagtgatgactttgtcttcttattgcaaatattttcaagtttcAGAGAGCaaagctgggatattgttgggGAAGTGTATGAATTTGGGAGCTGTGTGCAGATTGTGCTGTTCATAGACATCGTGGAAATCTTGAAAAATTGCAGTTATTTTAGGCGTGTTTTTATATCAATACCACTTGTTTTGAATCTTACAGGAGTTGTATATCAGTGCATTGTATCCCAAGCCTTGTGTTGTGGTCCAATAATTTATTCCCACTTGTGTTGAACCGCTTTTGGGTATTTTCTCAGAAACTGCTTTCAGAATTACAAAATGTCCACAGCCTCCTGAATCATAGTCAGAACCTCTAAGCATTCCCACATAACACCtgtcataaaaaaacatgcacTTGCTTCCTGTCAGATCAAGAATTGGCTtttatttattgtgttttgtgtaCAAATACCTCAATGATGAAAGATCATTCATTGGGTATGAACccattcactcgtttcataaaCTTGGTATTACACAGAGTGTCAATTAGTATTCTCTATAAAATCACTGACCATTCATTGGATATGAAACCATTCACTCATTTCATAAACTTGTTATTACACAGAGCGTCATTTAGTATTCTCTATAAAATCACTGGCCATTCATTGGTTTATTGTATTACTCATATCTGTTCGTATGCAGCTCAAAATTACAGATATATTGAAATTTCTAATGCTACATTTGCACGAACCTCGACATGACCTTGTTCCTGTTTTTGACcagtgaaggttccggggtagaataggccttcagcaacccatgcttgccataagaggcgactatgcttgtcataagaggccacaaatgggatcgagtggtcagactcactaacttggttgacacatgtcatcggttcccagttgaaccaatgcttgtgttgttgatcactagattgtctggtccagactttagatattatttacagaccgctgccattgaacgaaaatattgctgagtgtggcataaaactcaacccactcactcaactgtTTCTATTTTCAGTTCATTGTGTGAGAAAATACAGACCTGTGACTTCACCAAGTTGAAACCACTGCCTTCTGGGAAACCTGACAAATTTGCATCATTCCTGGATTCAGCTTTGGGTTTTTCATGACAAAAATTAAACAGTTATTTTTTCATCTCTGAGTTGTTGTTTTTATCTCCCTGATGTCTCCTGAAGTCACAGTTGTTGTCCCTTGGACCATCGAATTGcaacttgaaaactaataagcatataatactcaatgaaatgctgatggtaatcaaaacatcagactaACTCTGTGAGGCTTGCAGAATTTATgtcctgaaaataaaaaatgttgtttaagaaactgtcATTAGAATGTTGACACAGTTAACGAGATAGATTGCAAAAAGAGGGAACAGCCAGGTTTTAGAGAAGGATAGAGATGGCAAATGGATCTCTAACTTTATTGCCACTTGTGCACATGTATGAAGGTTTGTTGAACAACATTTCTTATTATTTTTGTCAGATGTTTTGATTGTGATTAGCACTTTGAGTATATGTGATTATTAGTTTTCATGTTagattgtgtttcatcatcACGCTTCTGATCCATGTGGACAGTAATGTTAGAGGCTGTTGTAGGAGTCAGGTTAAGAACAGGCCGGGGaatgaggtcaaggtcattcgaACGACCCGTGTTAGTGTGCCACTTGACAGAGTTGAGGGGCTTATCGTGAGCCCTGGCGAATCCGCCGACAAGGTTTCGTATGTTTGGCTATTAACCAATCAAAATTTGATAGATTTGTCTTAAGGGTAATAAAGGCATATATGGAATGGATCTCGGTGATTATGCGTAATGTTACACACTCAATATCAACAATGACTTGCACTAAATGACGAGAATGGAAATGACTTCGAACGACGTTATTTATACAAAGATAAGGGGACATAACTGCGCAGTGCTTCACATTAGATAGTTGTGGCACAGGCCACCCGGAGAGAACTGGCTTAGGATGCATCGCTATATTTTAGTGAGGCGCTGTTCTCGGTGATAGAAACTTTTCCGATACAAAGATCCACTGTAAGCAGATACGTTAAATTTCTGTACCATCAAAATATATaagaaatgatgacattgtaattTATGAGAAAGAACGTAACAAAACTGGATGGCAGTctccaaaatgaaaataaattcttAGATTTACATAGTTTCCTGTTTGTTTAGATGTGTTTTGGCCAATTACCACCAGCTGTGTATTGGAACCTCGTAAGGACAGGAAAGAGACGTTAACTCGTGCACCTGGTGGCCGCAAGAGTTGTTTGGTCCCCAGGGAGTTCAGAGTGACAATACGAcgtggtccagactggattatttacagaccgcggccatatagttggaatattgccgagcgcggcataaaacacaactcactcagaGTCAGCAGCTGTTCCTCGAACCAGTTTACATCTATATATTACACCACGTTATATCTGGACCTTGACTGCAGTAATAACGGTCGTTCCAGAGCCATATATGCAACCTTTGTTGACCTCAAGACCGTCAACGATCACCAATCCCGGTTAGAATGGTCTTCGACAACAtgtatgtttgtcgtaagagggatcGAATGATCAGACTCggtgacttgtttgacacatgccaCCGTAACCCGATTGTGTAAATCGaggctcgtgctgttgatcacgggattaaCTGGTCCAGACCATCCCCATACAGCTGGACTATTCTGGgtggggcgttaaacaacaaacgaagGATTGACTATACACTTGAACagttaaacaaataaataaaatgagaTTACGAAAATAGTATTTATTTCGATACACTTTAACAACACGGGGCTTATACGAATAACAGTGTTACAAGGTTTGCTatggaaacaaaacatgattCACCTTACAGTGATCACATTGAGGTTTGATACATGAGTATCAACTACAGCtcgacaagtattagatgagccacgacctgacaaatgaccccaatttacCTATGTTCTGGTagcgccctccagaacattccattcgAAACAAGAGTGAAACAGGTTGTCTAAATATTCAAAAGATCATTATTATCTCatgcgaatcgtgtcgtgatggtgtcttgctgaactaaattACTCTACGATTACCCTCTACAGTAGCGGTATCGATTTCaagccacggtcagcatgtattgcacgtgcttaatcgccaatctacctgtagcgaccaagtgtattcgtccagattacttgctcCCGCCTGCTTGTctcaaacgcgttcactgcgctggctcatctaatacttttaCTGCATTGTGTATTATACTATTTATCAGCGTCAAGATAAGCTTCAGTAGTGAGGATATAGGTAGTATATGCAAAGATTTCATAAGTAGGAATATTAACCGATTGTCCGTCTTACGCTCAAATCGGCCATATGGTTTTGCAGggggggcggggggggggggggggatttcgCTGTAAACAACCTGCACTGGCGCATGTTTAAAATGGCTGGTGCTAGTTACCTACAGTAACAAGTTGCGTTCGGCGCAGGTAACAAAAACTCCTCAAACATCTTAGAGCTGTCATCGTGATTTTTAATTGTGACTGGAATTGTAAGTGACTGGAAATAATAGGTTTCTCTCCGTATGACTTGTTACAAGCCGACACAATTGTGTAAGCCGTCAGTTCCAAATGAATCCCCGTGCTCCAAATACTCAGTAACATCcgaaaattggccaacacatggtgtttatctcctaaatgagaTATAAAAAGGAAATGCAAATTTTAAATAgaatatttcatcatttattatcATAGGGTCTGGTTCTGTTGAATGTATCTGAAACTGAGTACCCGTTATGAAAGCTGCTTTAGTATGTATGTTACATCTTAGAACCAGTGACATAATTTTATGGCGCAGCCGTGCAGGTACTGAAACAATATCGAAGGAAATCGCACCCTGTTTTGACAGACGCCCGTGGGTTCACGCGTGACTGCATTCCTCTAACTTGCAACCACGGGTCAATAGACTGCTGACGTCACACTTCCCTATTTTTCTGATTTGTTACAACAATTTCAGTCTGTGTACGGTAGTATTTCGAAATGAA comes from Haliotis asinina isolate JCU_RB_2024 chromosome 13, JCU_Hal_asi_v2, whole genome shotgun sequence and encodes:
- the LOC137259975 gene encoding UDP-N-acetylglucosamine transferase subunit ALG13-like encodes the protein MSKTVFVTVGTTTFHALTKTTSSKQLCKVFKTLGYNKLTLQTGKIDFDIEDSEVDDFTVEHFEYKDSIADDIQGASLVISHAGAGSVLDVLGAGKPLLVVINEELQGNHQIELAHQLAIDGHLYYCTCSSLCEKIQTCDFTKLKPLPSGKPDKFASFLDSALGFS